The following is a genomic window from Nicotiana tabacum cultivar K326 chromosome 3, ASM71507v2, whole genome shotgun sequence.
TATTTCATTCCAACACCAAAAGTTGTCTTTTAAGACGAACTAGAACTCTTTACTGTTAGAGTATTCTCCAAATCTCGCATTTGCTCATCTGCAGATATATACATCTTTAACCAAATTGAAAGGTCTCGTAGCAAAGGCAAACAACTTATTGTCATATCTTTAACCAAATTAAAAGATCTCGTGGCAGACAACTTATTGTCATAGAGGAAAAGTAGCTGCAAACTTGCAACTGTAATTCGCACCATTCTCCCGATATGTTTGCTACTTCTTTGTACAACTATCTCCTTATCTTCAACTAAAGGGATCAGACTAAGATAAAGGTAATCTCATCATTACATCCCAGGGGCACacgaaaaaaatacaaaaaaataacaaTTCAACGGCCATAAAAAGGGCGATTAATGACGAAAAAGAATGTCTAGAGGCAGTTGCAACATTTCTTACACTTAATTCTTTTCCCCAAGAAGGGGATGGCAGAGTTTCTACCTTCGCTAGAAAAGCAGGTAATAGGCTGGGGACcggggaggggaggggggagggAGAGGGGGAAGAGGGATTGTTCTTAACCTGAAAGAATGGCAAGACTCGGGCTGCACAAGAATCGcatttaatttttcaaaatttacaTGGTGTGACTTAACTGCTTCACAACAAACAACAATAAAATGTTACAGATTCCAACGTGTCACTCAAATAAGATGCACATTTGAGATCATAAAATATACAAAGAAATTCTAGAGGTGCTTGTTACAACTGAGACATAATGGACAGGAATAGGTTTCCATTGTACTGCGCTGGTCAGAGAAGTTTGGGAAGTGGCAAGCTTGCGGAGAAACAACTCCATGTCACCGAAAGAGACCTTCCACTGAATGGCTCTACGATTTGATCTCTCAGTGAACAGCACCCGCCAAGTTCCCAAATCGATGAAAACCGTCTCTAACACCTGTGGATAAAGCAATATATCAACTGTAGGCAGTATTGCAGTAGAACAATCCAAGGACTTTTATCATCTTTTTCCTATCTGATCCACAAAAATAACTCAGATAAAGAGAAACATGATTCAATAGATAAAAGGTTAACAGCAGAACTCTCCGCCACGTTAAATTGGCAACATGCCAGTGCTGAAATAAAATTGCCAATATATTTATGTCAAGCATACAAATGTAAATTTTGACAACGTAATACCTGCATTTATGCATCACTGTGATCTGAAGCTTCCTCAGAATCAGACAAGGGCAAGAGGGTACATATCCCAAGCACATGCCCGTTTAGGCACACATAATACTCAACTGCATCTTCATAAGCACCCAATCTACAGCTGGCACTAGCTGGCATCATTTTTGCTTGCAGCATGCTCCACAGTTTCGCCTTACAGTAAGGGCACACTTCTGTTGGATGGAGCTGAGCCTCCCTCTTAATCAACATTTTACGCACTTTTGAGGAAGCAAAGGATTTAAATATTCCCCGAAAAAATCCAATATCCCCCTCATCTCCTTGGTCAAGATGCTCGCAAGGATCAGAAACATACAAAACATCTGTCCTGCATTGTGGCAACAGAAAGCTCTTTCCGGAGGTCCTAGAGAACCTAGTTCTATAAACAAAGTGTCCTGGAATGTGGATGCTATTGAATAAGCCACCTTTATTACATCCAGAGCAGTAAATAAGAAGCTTTCCAAGAGCCCTCCAGTTCCCATCAACACTATGACTCCCACTAGACTGTAAATCAAGCATCATTTTGGGAGCTCTAGTCTTACAAAACTCCTTCCAGAGCACTCTCTTTGCAAGGTCATCAAACCATTTGCATACACAAGATAAAGTTGCAATCGACTTAGGATTCCAATTCAATTGCTGAACAACCAGAAATATAATTTCTTCGCTAAGATGCCCTTTTGTACACTTACAACTGGCTGAGTGTATGCAGCGATACTGCTTAGTAATGATCATCGTCTACAACTGCAGCCACCACAATTGGAATGACAACAAAAGTTAGATCATATATTTCTAGTACTTTCACAAAGATGACATCAAATACCAAAGATACTTCAAATTGGCTGTAAAAAGTGTAGGATCAAGGACTGCTTAGTGGCATAAACAATGAACATATGACTCTAGTCGACAACCCTATATATGAACCAATCATGCTAGTATGCTGAATATAAGATCAGAGGATTTCCAAAAGCCCCATTCAATAGCAAGTAATCTCTTTACTTATCACTTGATAGTTTTACTTTTACCACATCGCCATTGATTGATTTAAAGACCATATTAGATCTCGTTAATGAAATCATTAGCCAATGATAATTATCAAAAAACAATTTACCCATGAATGGTTTTGCAGAACCATAAAGACTAGAGGTAACAGAAAAGAAGTATTCGAGATTTAGAATCATCGTCTCTTTGAACATAGGCCAAGATCCATGAGGTCAATATCGCAATTATACTGCTCCAGAACTTCGTTGTACCTGTAAGCTGAGGATGAGTAAAGATAACATAGCTTTTAAACAAGCTTAGAGATTTGGACTCCAGAGGGTAGAATTTAAAGATGGCACTGGTTCAGAGCTTACAAGTGTTTGATTTCACAGCCATTAAAGGATGAACTTACTGGTCCAGGGCCGGCTCTAATGGTCTAGCTACTAAGGCTTGTGCTTTAGGCCCCCAAATTTGGACGGCCCAATTTTCTAGAAATAATAGGTTTATAGGTCAATAAAATAAAATGTATAATATTTTTAGCTACAAAAGtagaattttttatataaaaggaAACAAAACTTTTTTAGATATGTAAATAAAGTAACCGTTTGACTTACTTACAAATGGGTAGTATGAATATTTTTCCAATGTGTGAATCGAAATTAATTTGACAAGGAAAACAGTACAAGTAGAAGATACTatatactcaatcaaataaaaaggaCTGATTCTTTTCCAAATATTTATATTGCTTTCCAAATAGTGTTAACAGTTCCTATAACAGTTGCCTCGGCGGAAACaacttttttaaatttaaaattgataaaatcttagcaaagatcaacaatgtctcaagaaagattaaatggattggctatattatcaattaaaagaaattattgaaCGAAatcaattataattttttttaaataactttTCATCTCAAAAAGCTAGAATGGTAGACCTCACATTAAACTTTGGCTTCAGGCCTCACATGTGCTTGAGCCACCCTTGTACTGGTCATAGAAGCAGATGGGATATATTTATGGCTGGATGCCAGTTCCCTATATCTAGCTCCAAATAAACATAGGATCGTAAATGTCTCCTAATATACAGTAGTATCAAATATGGAGGTGAACAATATGCTTCAGTTGGGAAAGCAGTCTGACAATAGAGCATAGGGGTTCGGCTACTCTAAGCACAACAAGGAATTGTAGCTAGTAAGAAGAGCCTACTTGTGGTTTATTTCTACGCTTCATGCCCATTTAGTATAACGTAAAATGTTTTTCTGGGAATCATTCATTTTATAGTGTTTGGTTGGTCATAAAAGTAGGTGATAAATGGTAATCGTACAACAAGTAGCATAGGCTATAAGGATAATGTACTGGGTTTTATTTCTTCGTATTAAAGGGTTGACAACAATGTCTAAGTGCTGATTCAAACAAGTAGAAAGTAAGAGTTTGGACATTTAAATGAATGTTCTTATCCCCCTTATGGTGGAGATAGATCCCTTcgagaatttttttttcattgttcAACATAACCAAATATTGGAAACTGACTTCGTAAAGGAAACCATTTTTCGCAGCACCAAGTACAACGTGCATCACTCAGTGCAAGTAAAAAACCCATTCTAGATTCTAGATATCACATCAGGACTTTGTAAAGAAGGAATAAAGAGCAATACTgttcattttctataatttaaaACCATGGAAGATAGCAAAAGTTTGAAATTATTAGAAATCATAATCCAACGTTTAAATAATTGGAATGATTTAGTAAACAATTACACATTTATGACTTTCACTCCAACAAACTAATAGTGAAAATAGGAtgtaaaaattcatattttcccCTGTTTCGGAGAAAGTTGGTCTTTACACCAAAAGCCAGATCAGTACAAGCAACAAATTTGCATTTATTATCACATAAGAAGCAAACACAAAAACAAATCAGCTAGTGAAAATCACATAGAATTATAACAAATTGGAGCTGACGTTGCATCATGCAGCTGAAGCAAACAAAGCCCTATCAATCCAACTCACATTTCTTATTCTATATTTTAGGAATTAGGGTTTTTGTCTCACGAGTATAAGAGGGAAGGGGAAAGTCAGAGAAGCAGGAGCTTACAACTTGGAGTCGCCGGTGAAGAGATCGGAGAAGTTCGTCGGAGAGAAGCAAATTATCGGCGGAGCGAGCGAGAGTGGAGAGTGGTGGTGGTTGGTTGGTTCAATGGACTTAGAGAAAGAAAATTGACTGAGCCGCTTCAGCTGACGCCTAGTGCGGCGTCATTCGGAATTGTCCAGTTGAAACTAATCAAATGATAATTTGGGACCCGTTTTTCAAGATACTTGGGCTTGTCAACATCACACGTAAGGCCCAGTTGTCTATCGATACGATAACCCGAACCCGAACCCGATTGTCTTATGGATAAAATCCTCAAATAGTCACATCTTTTCCCCGCTTACGCTATGAGCAGAAACTTGTTTAACAAATATTATACCTTTCTTGATCCATTGGTAAAACTTTTAACCTTTCTATCTTGAAGTTCTGCCCATGAGACAAACGgggtcaaaaattaaaaatcgCCTTAAAAAATATCATATTTCTGCAATTTTTGACATTTTAGCTCCATTGTTAAAAAATATTCACCGTCCTAAAATTTCACAAATAGTCACTTTTTAGCttgtaaaatttgaaatttcatgacagtaattatttttctaatacaGAGACTAAAAAATAAGTAAGCCACGTTATTATTACTTATCCACTCCCCGAGTCTCCCACAAAGTCGTTCGAATTCAAGAGAGCATATCAAAGAACATTTTCAAGTGTCATTACGAAGGCAATGTAAAAAAAATCTCAATGGGTTCAGAAACCACACGTTTCTAATGTCCAATTAAAATATGTGGATCTAAGATTACTCATGTCACCAGTTTAAACGGTAGTCATTTAGTTATTAAATTGTTCTTTTTAAGACTTAAGTTATAATTATGTTATTACTACTATTAGATTGGACTTTCAGTGACAGAAAATTGAATTTGAGCAAAAATCAAAGCGGCAAATAATCTATGAGCTCGACGTGAGCAACTTCAAAAAGTTGTAGGAGAGTATTTGAATCCGATTAACCTTATTTGCATCCAGGATTTCTCTAAAGGAGGGAAAAAAATTTGGGGTTGTGATTGCAGCACACTTTTGACATTTTTCCAAAGCTTATAATTTAGTAGTATCGTGGAAGCTTTTCActcaatttaaaaataaagattaCGATAGAGACAGGTAGGGGTGTTCACCAAACCAAACCATCCAAAAAAATTCGATACTTTTTTTTTGTCTggtttttggttttgaaatttaaaaaccgatcaaatttggtttggttttggttttaattaa
Proteins encoded in this region:
- the LOC107817065 gene encoding EID1-like F-box protein 2 yields the protein MIITKQYRCIHSASCKCTKGHLSEEIIFLVVQQLNWNPKSIATLSCVCKWFDDLAKRVLWKEFCKTRAPKMMLDLQSSGSHSVDGNWRALGKLLIYCSGCNKGGLFNSIHIPGHFVYRTRFSRTSGKSFLLPQCRTDVLYVSDPCEHLDQGDEGDIGFFRGIFKSFASSKVRKMLIKREAQLHPTEVCPYCKAKLWSMLQAKMMPASASCRLGAYEDAVEYYVCLNGHVLGICTLLPLSDSEEASDHSDA